GACCACGACCGTCCGCTGAACGAACGGGGCCGCGCCGATGCCCCGCGCATGGCGCAGCGGTATGCCGAGTCGGCGTTCCGCCCCGACGTGATCCTGTCGAGCACCGCGCTGCGCGCCCGCACGACGGCGCAGGCGTTCGCCTCGGCGACCGGGGTGGCCATGACAGTGCAGGAGCAGCTCTACGGCGCGCCGGCCGGCCTGCTGCTCTCAGTGGCGGCGGCGTCCGGGGTCGACTCGGTGATGATCGTCGCGCACGACCCCGGCATGAGCGTGCTCGCCGGACGGCTGTCCGATGACGGAATCGCTCACATGCCGACCTGCGCCGTGGCGACCTTCACCTGGGACGCCGACGACTGGGACGTCGCGACCGCGCTCGACCCCTCCGACTGGACCTTCGACGCACCCCGCTGAGCCAGCGGGCCGGTCGACGCCGACACCTGCGCCGACACCTGCGCCGACGCCGACAGGCCCCTAGGAGCCGACGCTCACCCTCTAGGAGAGCCTCTCGCCGTCCTTCCACACGCCCGCGATCATGGGCACACCCGGCCGATAGGCGAGATGCACGCGTGTCGGCGCGTCGAGCAGCACCAGATCGGCCCGCATCCCGGGCGCGACCGCTCCGACGTCGTCGCGGCGCAGGGCGCGCGCGCCGCCGGCGGTCGCCGCCCACACGGCCTCGGCGGGCGTCATGCCCATCTCGCGCACGGCGAGCGCGATCATGAGCGGCATCGAGCTCGTGAAGCTCGACCCCGGGTTGCAGTCGCTCGCGAGTGCCACCGTGACACCGGCGTCGATCAGCCGGCGCGCATCGGGGTAGGGCTGCCGCGTCGAGAACTCCACGCCGGGCAGCAGCGTCGCCACCGTGTCGGAGCCCGCCAGCGCCGCGACATCCGCGTCGTCCAGATAGGTGCAGTGATCGACGGATGCCGCGCCCGCCGCCACGGCGAGACCCACGCCCTCACCGTGCCCGAGCTGGTTGCCGTGCACGCGCGGCAGCAAGCCGTGTGCGGATCCGGCCGCCAGGATCCGGCGCGACTCCTCCGCCGTGAAGGCGCCGCGTTCGCAGAAGACGTCGACCCAGCGCGCGTGCGGCCGAACCGCCTCGAGCATCGGACCGACGACGAGCTCCACGTACTCCTCGCGCCGGTCGGCGTATTCCGCCGGCACGACGTGCGCGCCCAGGAATGTGACCTCGGGTGTGACCTCGGCGGCGAGCCGTGCGAGTCGCGCCTCGTCCTCGACCGTGAGCCCGTAGCCGGTCTTGATCTCGAAGGTCGTGGTTCCCTGGCCGTGGAGCTCTGCCGTGAATCCGGTCAGGCGCGCGCGCAGTTCGTCGTCGGTCGCTGCCCTGGTCGCGGCGACCGTGCGGCGTATGCCGCCTGCGGCATAGGGCACGCCGGC
This window of the Microbacterium sp. SSM24 genome carries:
- a CDS encoding SixA phosphatase family protein, whose amino-acid sequence is MIRLALVRHAKSDWDDPLLDDHDRPLNERGRADAPRMAQRYAESAFRPDVILSSTALRARTTAQAFASATGVAMTVQEQLYGAPAGLLLSVAAASGVDSVMIVAHDPGMSVLAGRLSDDGIAHMPTCAVATFTWDADDWDVATALDPSDWTFDAPR
- the hutI gene encoding imidazolonepropionase, producing the protein MTATLITNIGELTTNVEREGDPTGVLRDAAVLVEGSRIAWTGAMTDAAAAAATRTGAVVVDAGGRAVIPGFVDSHTHLVFGGDRADEFEARMAGVPYAAGGIRRTVAATRAATDDELRARLTGFTAELHGQGTTTFEIKTGYGLTVEDEARLARLAAEVTPEVTFLGAHVVPAEYADRREEYVELVVGPMLEAVRPHARWVDVFCERGAFTAEESRRILAAGSAHGLLPRVHGNQLGHGEGVGLAVAAGAASVDHCTYLDDADVAALAGSDTVATLLPGVEFSTRQPYPDARRLIDAGVTVALASDCNPGSSFTSSMPLMIALAVREMGMTPAEAVWAATAGGARALRRDDVGAVAPGMRADLVLLDAPTRVHLAYRPGVPMIAGVWKDGERLS